A region from the Fusarium musae strain F31 chromosome 1, whole genome shotgun sequence genome encodes:
- the ASF1 gene encoding Histone chaperone asf1 (EggNog:ENOG41~BUSCO:EOG09264COX) has product MSVVSLLGVNVLNNPAKFTDKYEFEITFECLEPLEKDLEWKLTYVGSATSDQYDQELDSLLVGPIPVGVNKFIFEADAPKTARIPDAEILGVTVILLTCAYDGREFIRVGYYVNNEYDSEELNAEPPAKPIIERVKRNVLAEKPRVTRFAIKWDSEASAPAEYPPEQPEADLVADGDEYGAEEADEEKAAEADEAEASSKAKASNGEDSEMAGVENEGENAQDEEELSDDGSVDIEGESEEELEEEEEGEGEAEAEADGDAMEVDSAEKPAASAAKPVSVAS; this is encoded by the exons aTGTCTGTCGTTTCGCTTTTGGGCGTTAATGTCCTAAACAACCCAGCCAAGTTCACCGACAAGTACGAGTTTGAGATTACTTTCGAATGCCTCGAGCCGCTAGAGAAGG ATCTCGAGTGGAAGCTCACTTACGTTGGATCCGCTACCAG TGACCAGTACGACCAAGAACTCGACTCCCTTCTCGTCGGTCCCATCCCCGTTGGTGTCAACAAATTCATTTTCGAGGCCGATGCTCCCAAAACCGCCCGGATTCCCGATGCAGAGATTCTCGGTGTTACCGTCATTCTTCTAACATGCGCCTACGATGGACGTGAGTTTATTCGCGTCGGTTACTACGTCAACAACGAATATGACTCGGAGGAGCTCAACGCTGAGCCCCCGGCTAAGCCCATTATTGAGCGTGTGAAGCGCAATGTATTGGCTGAGAAGCCCCGAGTGACTCGGTTTGCCATCAAGTG GGATTCCGAGGCATCTGCCCCCGCTGAGTACCCCCCTGAGCAACCCGAGGCTGATCTTGTCGCCGACGGCGACGAATACGGTGCTGAAGAGGCCGACGAGGAGAaagctgctgaagctgacgaggctgaggctagctccaaggccaaggccagcaACGGAGAGGATTCAGAGATGGCTGGTGTGGAGAACGAAGGAGAGAACGCtcaggatgaggaggagctgtCCGATGACGGAAGTGTCGACATCGAGGGCGAgagtgaggaggagcttgaggaggaagaggaaggagaaggcgaggctgaggctgaagccGATGGTGATGCCATGGAGGTTGACAGTGCTGAGAAGCCCGCCGCATCAGCCGCCAAGCCCGTGAGTGTCGCTTCCTAA
- a CDS encoding hypothetical protein (EggNog:ENOG41), translating into MSDRGRSPSPAGPGGPSGSGRRPSQSPARSASGSAAGGAPVGYQKPLGFDPAKPQGQDNQGNTRMELPPDAYVSETKKDLFTLRNGRFNTEGKPEQIEVNQYRMTKFDYNKKIFQYDVFISPNPDKIGPVMKKIWAHETTRNALKAYKFDMWLFDGKKLAWSPALVERGEARFTVDLDEGRRPAGGRAREGGKFLVTIRKTTEIQVSALQGYLEHKISFNNSVQEALNFMDHLVRQWPSKNLLAIKRNFYKTGQPGSPLHDGAIVEVHKGTYASIRMSDNIKQRGVGLGYNIDVANTCFWIGNQPMDKMACNFLATLDHKYGGQTPGTLNELLKPVQDRKTGRWASSDAFKQLRKMRRLKFKVKHKGRKNEDKLYTIQDFTFDEKFGEAGATARTMTFEKDGKDISVYEYYKKEYNVTLRLSHLPLIDAGKAGLIPMELAFVEDMQRYPFKLNPDQTAAMIKIAVTRPGIRKRDIQAGAVALQIGQDPFLKEYGVNIDSQFAKTEARILNAPVVKFGQGSAEPRFAGRWDLRGKKFWKQNFAPLQSWGFIALETPVQKPVMQAFASTFKSTYIGHGGKVLAEPILLPTPGNLRYDAAGAIAHAHEEITKQRGYTQLLFVIVSKKNSGTYERLKKSADCRFGILTQVVLGNHVQKNNGQYHSNVCMKVNAKLGGATSCTPPLWKSTTFFPDSRPTMIVGVDVSHAAPGGVTPSTASMTMSVDKDATRYAAVAETNGYRVEMLTPSNIRFMFGELIPRWRVNHPSLVPKHLIYFRDGVGEGQFAYVLDQEVEEIKKYLSTVLPPGQMPKFTVIVATKRHHIRFFPQRGDKNGNPLPGTLVEREVTHPFMFDFYLNSHVAIQGTARPVHYHIILDEMNMPVNDLQKMIYQQCYSYARSTTPVSLHPAVYYAHLASNRARAHENVNSSDGFRIGPKGHEIAAEKQAHGTSTGLPNRNVEAPPLIRLGGTTSQTPQEGEQRQRDFFRGTMWYI; encoded by the exons ATGTCTGACAGAGGTCGCTCGCCTTCCCCGGCTGGGCCTGGAGGTCCCTCGGGCTCGGGACGCCGCCCTTCTCAGTCTCCCGCACGTTCTGCGTCTGGCTCTGCTGCTGGCGGTGCTCCTGTCGGCTACCAGAAACCCCTTGGCTTTGATCCTGCCAAACCCCAGGGCCAGGACAATCAAGGCAATACCCGAATGGAGTTGCCCCCTGACGCTTACGTGTCTGAGACCAAGAAGGACTTGTTCACGCTGCGAAATGGGCGCTTCAACACCGAGGGGAAACCCGAGCAGATCGAGGTCAACCAGTACAGGATGACCAAGTTCGATTACAACAAAAAGATCTTTCAGTACGAC GTTTTCATCTCTCCCAACCCGGACAAGATCGGCCCTGTCATGAAGAAGATTTGGGCACATGAAACTACTCGCAATGCCCTGAAAGCTTACAAGTTCGACATGTGGCTCTTCGATGGGAAGAAGCTAGCATGGAGTCCTGCTCTTGTGGAACGTGGTGAGGCTCGTTTCACTGTCGACCTTGACGAGGGCAGACGACCTGCTGGCGGGAGAGCGCGAGAAGGCGGCAAGTTTCTTGTCACCATTCGAAAAACTACCGAAATCCAAGTCTCTGCTCTCCAAGGTTACCTTGAACACAAGATCTCTTTCAACAACAGCGTTCAAGAGGCGCTAAACTTCATGGATCATCTTGTGCGACAGTGGCCTTCCAAGAACCTCCTGGCCATCAAGCGAAACTTCTACAAGACTGGTCAGCCTGGAAGCCCTCTCCACGACGGAGCTATTGTCGAGGTTCACAAGGGCACATATGCTTCGATCCGCATGAGTGACAATATCAAGCAGAGAGGTGTTGGCCTTGGCTACAACATTGATGTTGCCAACACTTGTTTCTGGATTGGCAACCAGCCAATGGATAAGATGGCTTGCAACTTCCTCGCCACTCTGGATCACAAGTATGGAGGGCAGACACCTGGCACTCTCAATGAGTTGCTCAAGCCCGTCCAGGACCGCAAAACTGGACGCTGGGCCTCCTCAGATGCTTTCAAGCAGCTCCGAAAGATGCGTCgactcaagttcaaggtcaagcaCAAGGGTCGAAAAAACGAGGACAAACTGTACACCATCCAAGACTTTACTTTCGATGAGAAGTTCGGCGAAGCGGGCGCAACGGCCAGGACCATGACTTTTGAGAAGGACGGGAAAGATATCTCGGTGTATGAGTACTACAAGAAGGAGTACAACGTGACCCTGAGGCTGTCTCATCTTCCACTCATTGATGCTGGAAAAGCCGGCCTGATTCCTATGGAACTTGCCTTCGTTGAGGATATGCAGCGATACCCTTTCAAGCTTAACCCCGACCAGACAGCCGCCATGATCAAGATTGCTGTCACCCGCCCAGGTATTCGCAAGCGAGACATCCAGGCCGGAGCTGTTGCGCTGCAGATCGGCCAAGATCCATTCCTGAAAGAGTATGGCGTCAACATCGACTCGCAGTTTGCAAAGACTGAGGCACGCATTCTGAATGCCCCAGTCGTCAAGTTTGGACAAGGTTCAGCCGAACCCAGGTTTGCCGGTCGCTGGGATTTGCGAGGCAAGAAGTTCTGGAAGCAGAATTTCGCGCCTCTCCAGAGCTGGGGCTTCATCGCCTTGGAGACACCCGTTCAGAAGCCCGTGATGCAGGCTTTCGCCAGTACCTTCAAGAGCACCTACATCGGCCACGGAGGCAAAGTGCTTGCCGAACCTATCCTATTGCCTACACCTGGTAACCTCCGCTATGATGCTGCGGGTGCCATTGCTCACGCTCATGAAGAGATCACGAAGCAACGGGGCTACACCCAGCTCTTGTTTGTTATCGTCTCCAAGAAAAATAGCGGAACTTATGAGCGCCTCAAGAAGTCTGCGGATTGCAGATTTGGTATTCTTACCCAGGTCGTCCTCGGCAACCACGTGCAGAAGAACAATGGGCAATACCATTCGAATGTTTGCATGAAAGTCAACGCCAAGCTGGGTGGTGCCACTTCCTGCACTCCTCCTTTGTGGAAGTCCACTACATTCTTCCCCGACAGCCGCCCTACCATGATTGTGGGTGTTGATGTATCCCACGCCGCTCCTGGAGGCGTAACCCCATCCACTGCCTCGATGACTATGTCTGTAGACAAGGATGCCACTCGTTACGCCGCAGTTGCTGAGACCAACGGGTACCGTGTCGAGATGCTGACCCCCTCGAACATTCGATTCATGTTCGGAGAGCTCATCCCTCGTTGGAGAGTCAACCACCCAAGTCTGGTTCCTAAACACCTGATCTATTTCCGAGACGGTGTAGGAGAGGGGCAGTTTGCGTACGTGTTGGACCAGGAAGTcgaagagatcaagaaatACCTTAGCACGGTCCTTCCTCCTGGACAGATGCCGAAGTTCACTGTGATTGTGGCTACCAAGCGTCACCACATTCGTTTCTTCCCTCAGAGAGGTGATAAGAATGGCAACCCTTTGCCCGGTACTTTGGTTGAACGAGAAGTCACGCATCCTTTCATGTTTGACTTTTATCTCAACTCACACGTCGCTATCCAGGGAACTGCTCGACCGGTTCACTACCACATCATCTTGGATGAGATGAACATGCCAGTGAATGATCTACAGAAGATGATTTACCAGCAGTGCTACTCGTACGCACGCTCGACCACCCCTGTGTCACTTCATCCGGCTGTCTACTATGCGCATCTCGCTAGTAACCGAGCTCGCGCCCATGAGAACGTCAACTCTAGTGATGGCTTCCGAATCGGTCCCAAGGGCCACGAGATCGCTGCGGAGAAGCAGGCACATGGCACCTCCACCGGCCTTCCTAACAGGAACGTTGAGGCACCCCCTTTGATCCGCCTTGGTGGTACAACTAGCCAGACACCCCAGGAGGGTGAGCAGCGGCAGAGAGACTTTTTCCGTGGCACCATGTGGTACATCTGA
- a CDS encoding hypothetical protein (EggNog:ENOG41~BUSCO:EOG09263KEE), with the protein MDYSQYQQGQNTHPGYANSATANNIASPTNTIPQHTVQSSPVIASQQQQAQPQGHNMYGPQYGVAQQGMHYAMPGIQAAAMAATAAASGTNYGYMSSDPNIPQSSPRMGANAKKDGRQSPRMNSMSQIPGRRMSQVTSPGVATAPMMSHAGTRPGVAPSQMPAPQMQHPQSPEMPAASGAEESPLYVNAKQFHRILKRRVARQKLEEQLRLTSKGRKPYLHESRHNHAMRRPRGPGGRFLTAEEVAAMDREGEKSVDGKDNSAGESSGTTGTKRKSEAGSATSNKKAKTDTASPGDEDEDDG; encoded by the coding sequence ATGGACTACAGTCAATACCAGCAAGGCCAAAATACACATCCCGGTTACGCGAACTCTGCTACTGCTAATAACATCGCTTCACCAACGAATACTATTCCCCAGCACACGGTACAATCCTCACCTGTCATCgcttctcaacagcagcaagctcAACCACAAGGACACAACATGTACGGACCACAATACGGAGTGGCACAACAGGGCATGCACTATGCGATGCCTGGTATACAGGCCGCCGCGATGGCAGCAACCGCCGCTGCTTCTGGCACGAACTATGGCTATATGTCCTCAGATCCCAATATTCCTCAAAGTTCGCCTCGGATGGGTGCCAATGCCAAAAAGGACGGACGACAATCGCCTCGAATGAACAGCATGTCCCAAATACCCGGCCGCCGAATGAGCCAGGTTACGAGTCCCGGCGTCGCGACGGCGCCCATGATGAGCCATGCCGGTACTCGACCAGGCGTTGCCCCATCTCAGATGCCCGCTCCCCAGATGCAGCACCCACAATCCCCGGAAATGCCAGCCGCTAGCGGCGCAGAGGAGTCGCCACTTTATGTGAATGCTAAGCAATTCCATCGTATCCTCAAGCGTCGTGTTGCTCGACAGAAACTTGAAGAACAGCTCCGACTGACGTCCAAAGGACGCAAGCCATATCTTCACGAGTCACGCCATAATCATGCAATGCGCAGACCTCGCGGCCCTGGTGGACGTTTCCTCACTGCCGAGGAGGTGGCAGCAATGGATCGCGAAGGTGAAAAGAGTGTCGATGGCAAAGATAATTCTGCCGGGGAAAGCTCTGGTACTACAGGAACAAAGCGCAAGTCTGAAGCCGGCTCAGCCACCTCAAACAAGAAAGCTAAGACGGACACAGCAAGCCCaggggatgaagatgaggacgatggtTGA
- a CDS encoding hypothetical protein (EggNog:ENOG41), translating to MIRPLFFACIFAAGVFAQSTADPALTKDGAFQHLGCVAIRPGTFPRQFDLGQAGCTSSCSSNGNIIGFRGNSCVCDRLDLSPGPISYRVVKVDNALCNQWSKGTCGGATIQEWPIYDLYKRNNAQIVYGAFPGATPTPAPTQPIQTGMPIPNPSPNPKPGDVWHECPPNVANCPYRNKCPDGRCQLKPIVQPCRGCSYNGTGNWTAPTCPPGGCNQGPKPVPVPVPGGNGGSGSSGGSGGNGGSGGTGGTGGNGGTAGNGSNGGNGGSGGSGSSGGNGGDGGDGGDGGNGGGSSGSSGGDGHHGDQPPVIVNSAVKAQGESFILALVVISFAFTLL from the exons ATGATTCGACCACTCTTCTTTGCTTGCATCTTTGCTGCTGGCGTTTTCGCACAATCAACTGCTGATCCTGCTTTGACGAAAGACGGGGCGTTCCAACATCTTGGATGCGTTGCTATTAGGCCCGGCACCTTTCCTCGTCAGTTCGATCTGGGTCAAGCTGGGTGTACTTCATCATGTTCATCAAACGGCAACATTATCGGCTTCCGTGGAAACAGCTGTGTCTGCGACCGCCTTGACCTCTCGCCAGGGCCCATCTCCTACCGCGTTGTAAAGGTTGATAACGCCCTCTGCAATCAATG GTCCAAGGGAACCTGTGGAGGAGCCACGATCCAGGAATGGCCCATCTACGACCTGTACAAGAGAAACAATGCTCAGATCGTATATGGGGCCTTCCCAGGTGCTACTCCTACTCCTGCACCTACCCAGCCCATCCAAACTGGCATGCCCATTCCCAACCCCAGCCCAAACCCTAAGCCAGGTGATGTCTGGCACGAATGCCCACCCAATGTTGCCAACTGCCCTTATCGCAACAAGTGCCCCGATGGCAGATGTCAACTCAAGCCTATCGTTCAGCCGTGCCGTGGATGTTCTTACAATGGTACTGGTAACTGGACTGCTCCGACTTGTCCTCCTGGAGGCTGCAATCAAGGTCCCAAGCCTGTTCCAGTTCCAGTACCCGGTGGAAATGGAGGAAGTGGAAGCAGCGGAGGTAGCGGCGGCAACGGAGGGAGCGGAGGTACCGGAGGTACCGGAGGGAACGGAGGCACTGCTGGAAACGGAAGCAATGGTGGTAACGGCGGCAGCGGGGGCTCTGGAAGCAGTGGTGGAAACGGTGGTGACGGAGGTGACGGTGGGGATGGAGGTAACGGCGGTGGATCGAGCGGATCCAGTGGCGGCGACGGGCATCACGGAGACCAACCTCCTGTCATCGTCAACTCGGCCGTCAAGGCTCAGGGCGAAAGCTTTATCCTGGCTCTCGTTGTGATTTCCTTTGCCTTCACTCTTTTATAG
- the RNA14 gene encoding mRNA 3'-end-processing protein rna14 (BUSCO:EOG09260W52) encodes MASEGASWGGEDTSAPGFQVQHSEEQVDNYAQDSPASGDADTADNGTEDDGGEYDPESVTIGTPAPVTEQSATFAQRQPSKPKMSGGFIVEASDDEDEGEDEADQPSNTAPRSEEVPSLPHPGRSTASHEPAQPALTYTPVPPAVPSNVTPALAGLDPVALLEARVKEDPRGDMDAWLNLIADHRRLSRLDLARSTYNRFLEIFPQAADVWVEWIEMELGLDNFVDAEQLFGRCLMTVPNVKLWTVYLNYIRRRNDLNNDPSGQARRTITQSYEFVIDNIGVDRDSGNIWQDYVQFVKNGPGQIGGTGWQDQQKMDQLRKVYQRAISVPMLTVNNLWKEYDQFEMGLNKMTGRKFIQERSPGYMSAKSANIALDNITRHLRRTNLPRLPPAPGFDGDQEFRDQVELWKKWIAWEKEDPLVLKTDEPKTYNQRVLYVYKQALMALRFWPEIWVDAAEWCFQNDIRENDKELGTELLLEGIRANRESVLLALKHADHIEVNYPGKEVDKAEFAQAVRKPYDDVLETLYEMGDKVKEREKLEVSTLRQAAAQDLVQASIEHNDDDDDEEDSKPKRSPMEERILAIQRGYAAETQLLSRTISYVWIALARAMRRIQGKGNQSEGGLRKVFTDARQKGRLTSDVYVAVALLESVVYKDPVGAKIFERGARLFPNDEMFMIEYLKYLHSKDDTTNARAVFETCVTRLVSKPETLAKAKPLYAYFHKYESQYGELSQISKLEDRMAELFPEDPKLKSFVARFSSDKFDPVAAPIIISKAVQMRPKQVMPTTVEQPISLRNSPMPARQEQSPRPQYVRATASPKRPLAGDDDELNPPKRLARGVSPLKGAAGRRLDQQRRNQASALHRDITFLLNILPPSQSFDAQRVNPTAMVSILRDVQLPDAATLKATGGGQTRFGNSSHARQPSGEFGSRPLSPYGRVASATGGYRNSPLRPESGNTFQANPYPPPDPSGQLPMWPQVPGGYGAPAPGQFAGYRFQ; translated from the exons ATGGCTTCCGAAGGTGCTTCATGGGGAGGAGAGGATACTAGTGCGCCGGGTTTTCAAGTTCAGCATAGCGAGGAACAAGTTGATAACTACGCTCAAGACTCTCCTGCTTCTGGTGACGCTGATACCGCAGATAATGGTACAGAAGATGATGGGGGAGAATATGATCCAGAGTCAGTCACCATCGGTACACCTGCGCCAGTTACTGAACAATCTGCGACCTTTGCTCAACGTCAACCTTCCAAACCCAAGATGTCAGGGGGCTTTATTGTTGAAGCAtccgatgacgaagatgagggcgaagatgaagctgacCAGCCTTCCAATACTGCTCCTCGATCGGAAGAAGTGCCCTCGCTCCCTCATCCTGGCCGTTCCACTGCATCTCATGAACCTGCTCAGCCAGCTCTAACCTATACACCTGTTCCTCCTGCCGTCCCTTCCAATGTGACTCCAGCTTTGGCTGGTCTCGACCCTGTTGCTCTCCTCGAGGCCCGTGTTAAAGAGGATCCTCGTGGGGATATGGATGCTTGGCTTAACTTGATCGCCGACCATAGACGCTTGAGCCGACTTGATCTTGCTCGAAGTACCTATAATCGTTTTCTCGAGATATTTCCACAAGCT GCTGACGTCTGGGTCGAATGGATCGAGATGGAGCTTGGTCTCGACAACTTTGTCGATGCTGAACAGCTTTTTGGAAGATGTCTTATGACCGTACCCAATGTCAAGCTGTGGACAGTCTATCTCAACTATATTCGCCGTCGCAACGATCTCAACAATGATCCTTCTGGCCAAGCTCGCCGAACTATTACCCAGTCCTATGAGTTTgtcatcgacaacatcgGTGTGGATCGAGATTCTGGCAATATCTGGCAAGATTATGTCCAGTTCGTCAAAAACGGCCCCGGCCAGATTGGTGGTACAGGTTGGCAGGACCAGCAAAAGATGGATCAATTGCGCAAAGTATATCAACGCGCTATCTCCGTGCCCATGTTGACCGTCAACAATCTCTGGAAGGAGTACGACCAGTTCGAGATGGGACTGAATAAGATGACT GGACGCAAATTCATCCAAGAGCGCTCTCCAGGCTATATGTCCGCCAAGAGTGCCAATATTGCTCTGGACAACATCACCCGGCACCTCAGACGCACTAATCTTCCCCGATTACCGCCAGCTCCAGGGTTTGATGGGGACCAGGAGTTCAGAGATCAGGTTGAACTGTGGAAGAAGTGGATCGCTTGGGAGAAAGAGGACCCCCTTGTGTTGAAAACGGATGAGCCCAAAACATACAACCAACGGGTACTCTACGTCTACAAGCAAGCGTTGATGGCACTCCGTTTCTGGCCTGAGATCTGGGTTGATGCGGCAGAGTGGTGTTTCCAAAACGATATCCGGGAAAACGACAAAGAGTTGGGCACAGAATTGCTACTTGAAGGCATTCGAGCAAACCGTGAAAGTGTCCTGCTTGCCTTGAAACATGCGGACCACATTGAAGTCAACTATCCTGGCAAAGAGGTTGACAAGGCCGAGTTTGCCCAGGCTGTCCGAAAGCCATacgatgatgttcttgaaacATTGTACGAAATGGGcgacaaagtcaaagagCGGGAGAAGTTAGAGGTGTCCACATTGAGACAGGCCGCTGCACAAGATCTGGTTCAGGCTTCCATCGAACacaatgatgacgacgatgatgaggaagacagcAAGCCTAAGCGTTCGCCCATGGAAGAACGCATTCTTGCAATTCAGAGGGGATATGCTGCTGAAACACAACTTCTGTCCCGTACCATTTCCTATGTCTGGATTGCTCTTGCAAGGGCCATGCGACGCATTCAAGGCAAAGGCAACCAGTCAGAAGGTGGTTTGCGCAAAGTCTTCACTGATGCACGTCAGAAGGGACGACTCACAAGCGATGTCTACGTAGCCGTTGCTCTTCTTGAGTCTGTTGTCTACAAAGATCCCGTTGGCGCCAAGATCTTCGAAAGAGGCGCCCGTCTGTTCCCCAACGATGAGATGTTCATGATAGAATACTTGAAGTATCTTCATTCCAAGGATGACACGACTA ATGCGCGAGCCGTGTTTGAGACTTGTGTTACCCGATTGGTTTCCAAACCAGAGACTCTCGCAAAGGCAAAGCCGCTTTACGCGTATTTCCACAAATACGAATCGCAGTATGGCGAGCTATCGCAAATATCCAAGCTGGAGGACCGAATGGCAGAACTCTTCCCTGAGGATCCCAAACTGAAGTCTTTTGTTGCCAGATTTTCATCCGACAAGTTTGACCCAGTTGCTGCCCCTATCATAATTTCGAAGGCAGTGCAAATGAGGCCAAAACAAGTCATGCCCACTACGGTCGAGCAGCCTATTTCACTGCGAAACAGCCCCATGCCAGCGCGACAAGAACAGAGTCCCCGTCCTCAGTATGTTCGGGCAACTGCTTCTCCAAAACGGCCTCTTGCtggagacgatgatgagctcaACCCCCCCAAACGACTCGCTAGAGGAGTGTCGCCTCTCAAGGGTGCAGCGGGCCGCCGCCTTGACCAGCAGCGCCGGAACCAAGCATCAGCGTTACACAGGGATATTACTTTCCTTCTTAACATCCTCCCCCCTTCTCAAAGCTTTGACGCACAACGCGTTAACCCCACGGCCATGGTCTCTATTCTCCGGGACGTCCAGCTTCCTGATGCCGCCACGTTGAAGGCAACGGGCGGTGGTCAGACACGTTTTGGTAATTCCTCTCACGCTAGACAACCTTCAGGCGAGTTCGGCAGCAGGCCGCTGAGTCCATATGGAAGAGTGGCATCTGCAACCGGCGGGTACAGGAACTCGCCGCTACGGCCGGAGAGTGGAAATACCTTCCAAGCCAACCCCTATCCTCCTCCTGACCCGAGCGGCCAACTACCCATGTGGCCGCAAGTCCCTGGTGGTTACGGCGCACCGGCACCAGGTCAGTTTGCAGGATATAGATTTCAATGA
- the LYS3 gene encoding Saccharopine dehydrogenase [NADP(+), L-glutamate-forming] (EggNog:ENOG41), with translation MPQSALLLGSGFVATPAVEVLAKAGVHVTVACRTLASAKNLAGTFDNTNAISLDVNDSAALEEAVAKHDITISLIPYTYHVAVIKAAIKAKKNVVTTSYVSPAMEELHEEAKAAGITVLNEIGVDPGVDHLYAVDFIDRIQQEGGKIKSFKSFCGGLPAPESYKFSWSSRGVLLALKNNAKYYEDNKLVDITGVDLMGTAKPYHTGYLGYNFVAYGNRDSTGYRQRYRIPDAETVVRGTIRYNGFPQFVKALVDIGFLSVDEQDFFKQAIPWKEALQKFIGASSSSEEDLIKAVLSKTSISDESVKSQVLAGLKWSESKVLAVVFELGVFSDAKTTPRGTALDTLCATLEQKMAYEEGERDLVFLQHTFEVVNKDGSQNTWTSTLIEYGAPEGSGGYSAMSKLVGVPCGVATKMVLDGTITDKGVVAPVYPSLARTLMKQLKADHGIECKEKIIA, from the exons ATGCCTCAATccgccctcctcctcggttCCGGCTTCGTTGCCACCCCTGCCGTCGAAGTCCTCGCCAAGGCTGGCGTCCACGTTACTGTTGCTTGCCGTACTCTCGCCTCGGCCAAGAACCTTGCTGGAACTTTCGACAACACAAACGCCATTAGCCTCGACGTCAACGATTCCGCTGCTCTCGAGGAGGCTGTCGCTAAGCACGacatcaccatctctctAATTCCCTACACATATCACGTTGCCGTCATCAAGGCCGCCATCAAGGCTAAGAAGAATGTCGTCACTACCTCTTACGTCTCTCCTGCTATGGAGGAGCTCCACGAGGAGGCAAAGGCTGCCGGAATCACAGTCCTGAACGAGATCGGT GTTGATCCTGG TGTCGACCACCTTTACGCTGTCGACTTCATCGACCGCATCCAGCAGGAGGGCGGCAAGATCAAGTccttcaagagcttctgcGGCGGTCTCCCCGCCCCTGAGA GCTACAAGTTCAGCTGGAGCAGCCGAGGTGTCCTTTTGGCCCTCAAGAACAACGCCAAGTACTACGAGGACAACAAGCTGGTTGACATCACCGGTGTCGACCTCATGGGCACTGCTAAGCCTTACCACACCGGCTACTTGGGTTACAACTTCGTTGCCTATGGAAACCGTGACAGCACTGGTTACCGTCAGCG CTACCGCATTCCTGATGCCGAGACCGTCGTCCGGGGAACCATTCGCTACAATGGTTTCCCCCAGTTCGTCAAGGCTCTTGTCGACATTGGCTTCCTCAGCGTTGATGAGCAAGACTTCTTCAAGCAGGCTATTCCTTGGAAGGAGGCCCTCCAAAAGTTCATTGGTGCTAGCTCATCAAGCGAGGAGGACCTGATCAAGGCTGTTCTCTCAAAGACCTCTATCAGCGACGAGTCTGTCAAGAGCCAAGTGCTGGCTGGACTCAAGTGGAGTGAGTCCAAAGTGCTAGCGGTCGTTTTTGAGC TTGGTGTCTTCTCTGATGCCAAGACCACCCCTCGCGGAACAGCCCTCGACACCCTGTGCGCCACTCTTGAGCAGAAGATGGCCTATGAGGAGGGCGAGCGCGATCTTGTG TTCCTCCAACACACTTTCGAGGTTGTCAACAAGGACGGCAGCCAGAACACCTGGACCTCCACCCTTATCGAGTACGGTGCCCCCGAGGGATCCGGTGGCTACTCCGCCATGTCCAAGCTTGTCGGTGTTCCTTGTGGTGTTG CAACCAAGATGGTTCTTGACGGTACTATCACAGACAAGGGTGTTGTCGCCCCTGTATACCCCAGCCTTGCCAGGACATTGATgaagcagctcaaggcaGACCATGG TATCGAGTGCAAGGAGAAGATCATTGCTTAA